A DNA window from Trichosurus vulpecula isolate mTriVul1 chromosome 2, mTriVul1.pri, whole genome shotgun sequence contains the following coding sequences:
- the RHOG gene encoding rho-related GTP-binding protein RhoG: MQSIKCVVVGDGAVGKTCLLICYTTNAFPKEYIPTVFDNYSAQSTVDGRTVNLNLWDTAGQEEYDRLRTLSYPQTNVFVICFSIASPPSYENVRHKWYPEVCHHCPDVPILLVGTKKDLRAQPDAVRRLKEQGQAPITPQQGVALSKQIHAVRYLECSALQQDGVKEVFAEAVRAVLNPTPLKRGRSCFLL, from the coding sequence ATGCAGAGCATCAAGTGTGTGGTGGTGGGCGACGGGGCAGTGGGCAAGACGTGCCTTCTCATCTGCTATACTACCAATGCCTTCCCTAAGGAGTACATCCCAACTGTGTTCGACAACTACAGCGCCCAAAGCACTGTGGATGGGCGCACAGTCAATCTGAACCTGTGGGACACAGCAGGCCAGGAAGAATATGACCGGCTACGCACCTTGTCCTATCCCCAGACCAACGTCTTTGTCATCTGCTTCTCCATTGCCAGCCCACCTTCCTATGAGAATGTGCGGCACAAGTGGTACCCAGAGGTTTGTCACCACTGCCCTGATGTGCCCATCCTGCTTGTGGGCACCAAGAAGGACCTGCGGGCCCAGCCAGATGCCGTAAGGCGGCTGAAGGAGCAGGGCCAGGCACCCATCACGCCCCAGCAGGGTGTAGCCCTGAGCAAGCAGATCCATGCCGTTCGCTACCTCGAGTGCTCTGCACTGCAGCAGGATGGCGTCAAAGAAGTGTTCGCTGAGGCTGTCCGGGCCGTGCTCAATCCAACACCACTCAAGCGAGGCCGCTCTTGTTTCCTCTTGTGA